One window of Arthrobacter oryzae genomic DNA carries:
- the sepH gene encoding septation protein SepH — protein MQDLRLVGVHDDGEHLLLSGTGGEMFQLPIDEALRLAASRSPAKVAAKITPVAMSPRDIQARIRSGATAAEVSELSGIPLAKVQRYEGPVLAEREYVAQQARKIEVASPAPGHDVYRSAFGDNPATLGEMVAHRLNAHGIESSSVEWDSWRRPDGTWTVVARFETNPGGHASIGEEPPAMWTFSPARKSLQNANRWAQQLSELEPLDGPIPARRLSAVSDRPFDFETDADAAAARTASGQPGKDSDGLLDMLRSRRGQRLGVDEDADDALALLLTNGVPAAHPRPSEVVAEPEPDDGATGAGNGEEDAAPAAKGDSFTRKRDGRASMLSRLSLAPRPAGDEDQRLKLHDGVSTETREITIVASPLRPVTGPDDAPPEESGSTTAALDAGPHSDAPAGTEPASAKDTAPVRQSGWNRESAPNVGLDELLGGGSPRRKRDDAPAASRSERETEQPERQPSKPKRSSVPSWDEIVFGPRGD, from the coding sequence ATGCAGGATCTACGGCTTGTAGGCGTCCACGACGACGGGGAGCATCTCCTGTTGAGCGGCACCGGCGGCGAGATGTTCCAGCTGCCGATCGACGAAGCTCTCCGGCTCGCGGCCAGCCGCTCTCCGGCGAAAGTTGCCGCTAAAATCACGCCCGTCGCCATGTCCCCGCGGGACATCCAGGCGCGGATCAGAAGCGGGGCCACGGCCGCCGAAGTCTCCGAACTGTCCGGTATTCCCCTCGCCAAGGTCCAGCGCTATGAGGGACCCGTACTCGCGGAACGCGAATACGTGGCACAGCAGGCCCGCAAAATCGAGGTGGCATCCCCTGCACCGGGCCATGATGTCTACCGCTCCGCTTTCGGGGACAACCCGGCCACCCTGGGTGAAATGGTGGCCCACCGGCTCAACGCCCACGGCATCGAGTCCTCATCGGTGGAATGGGACTCCTGGCGGCGCCCGGACGGCACCTGGACCGTCGTTGCCCGCTTTGAGACCAATCCCGGCGGCCATGCCAGCATCGGCGAGGAGCCGCCTGCCATGTGGACCTTCAGCCCGGCCCGGAAGTCTCTGCAGAACGCCAACCGCTGGGCTCAGCAGCTCAGCGAACTGGAACCGCTCGACGGTCCCATACCGGCTCGGCGCCTTTCGGCCGTTTCCGACCGCCCGTTTGACTTCGAGACAGACGCCGACGCAGCCGCCGCCCGGACCGCATCCGGCCAGCCCGGCAAGGATTCAGACGGGCTGCTGGACATGCTGCGGTCACGCCGCGGCCAGCGGCTGGGAGTCGACGAGGACGCCGATGACGCCCTGGCACTGCTGCTCACCAACGGAGTTCCGGCGGCCCACCCCCGCCCCTCCGAGGTGGTGGCCGAACCTGAACCCGATGACGGCGCAACGGGGGCCGGGAACGGCGAAGAAGACGCCGCACCGGCCGCCAAGGGGGACTCGTTCACCCGCAAGCGCGACGGCCGGGCATCCATGCTCTCGCGCCTGAGCCTCGCTCCCCGGCCCGCCGGTGATGAAGACCAGCGACTGAAACTTCACGACGGCGTCAGCACCGAGACCCGGGAGATCACCATTGTGGCGTCCCCGCTGCGCCCGGTAACCGGGCCGGATGACGCACCGCCGGAAGAGTCCGGCAGTACGACGGCGGCACTCGACGCCGGCCCGCACAGCGATGCCCCTGCCGGCACCGAACCGGCTTCCGCCAAGGACACGGCCCCCGTCCGGCAGTCCGGCTGGAACCGCGAGTCTGCTCCGAACGTCGGCCTGGATGAACTGCTGGGCGGAGGGAGTCCGCGCCGGAAGCGTGACGATGCTCCGGCGGCGTCAAGGAGCGAACGGGAAACCGAGCAGCCCGAACGGCAGCCGTCCAAACCCAAGCGCTCCAGCGTCCCCAGTTGGGATGAAATAGTCTTCGGCCCCCGCGGCGACTGA
- a CDS encoding DUF4193 domain-containing protein yields the protein MATDYDAPRKSAEDLNEDSIEELKTRRADKPTAVVDEDESDLAEGYELPGADLSGEELMVRVLPAQADEFTCSSCFLVRHRSQIAREKNGLLFCKDCEG from the coding sequence ATGGCGACAGACTACGATGCGCCGCGGAAATCTGCAGAAGACTTAAACGAAGATTCCATCGAGGAACTGAAGACCCGGCGCGCGGACAAGCCCACGGCAGTGGTGGATGAAGACGAGTCCGACCTTGCCGAAGGCTATGAACTCCCGGGTGCCGACCTGTCCGGCGAGGAACTCATGGTCCGCGTCCTGCCGGCCCAGGCTGACGAATTCACCTGCTCGTCCTGCTTCCTCGTCCGTCACCGCTCGCAGATCGCCCGTGAAAAGAACGGATTGCTTTTCTGCAAGGACTGCGAAGGCTGA
- a CDS encoding DUF3093 domain-containing protein produces the protein MPESSAAVPAPNSTPRGTTVLYREKLHPNLWIWLVAAGLSGAGILVFAPISLAAGITAALVLFTIIAVLLVLSTPSITVTTDTLQVGRATIERRYIGTVAQFSGKEATAERGPRLNGLAYLCIRGWVDPVVRIEITDPSDPTPYWLTSTRHPARLTAALTGS, from the coding sequence ATGCCGGAATCTAGTGCAGCTGTGCCTGCCCCCAACAGCACACCCCGCGGAACCACCGTTCTTTACCGTGAGAAGCTCCACCCGAACCTGTGGATCTGGCTGGTGGCAGCAGGGCTCTCCGGCGCCGGCATCCTCGTTTTCGCCCCGATCAGCCTGGCGGCCGGCATCACGGCGGCACTGGTGCTTTTCACCATCATTGCGGTGCTGCTGGTCCTGTCCACACCCTCCATCACGGTGACCACGGACACCCTACAGGTGGGGCGGGCCACCATCGAGCGACGCTACATCGGCACCGTGGCACAGTTCAGCGGCAAGGAGGCGACGGCGGAACGCGGCCCGCGCCTGAACGGCCTGGCCTACCTGTGCATCCGCGGCTGGGTGGACCCGGTGGTCAGGATCGAGATCACGGATCCGTCCGATCCCACGCCGTACTGGCTCACGTCCACGCGGCACCCGGCACGCCTGACCGCGGCCCTCACCGGCTCGTAG
- the dut gene encoding dUTP diphosphatase → MTEETAAVSTLPPNSPEGSAAAYGSPTLSVQLKMLDAGLEAPSYAHPGDAGADLRAREDVVLEPGERRLVPTGVSIALPNGYVALIHPRSGLATKHGLTVVNAPGTVDAGYRGEISVTLLNTDREKAIELRRGDRIAQMVIQRVEYAQFVAVAELSDSVRGDGGFGSTGGFGSTGGFATPQA, encoded by the coding sequence GTGACTGAAGAAACTGCAGCCGTGAGTACTTTGCCGCCGAACTCCCCGGAAGGCAGCGCCGCGGCCTACGGATCGCCCACCCTGTCCGTCCAGCTGAAAATGCTCGACGCCGGCCTCGAGGCCCCGTCCTACGCCCACCCCGGCGACGCCGGAGCGGACCTCCGTGCGCGCGAGGACGTCGTTCTCGAGCCGGGTGAACGCCGCCTGGTTCCCACCGGAGTCTCGATCGCCCTGCCGAACGGCTATGTCGCCCTTATCCACCCGCGTTCCGGGCTGGCCACCAAGCACGGGCTGACCGTCGTCAACGCCCCGGGAACGGTCGACGCCGGGTACCGCGGCGAGATCTCCGTGACCCTGCTGAACACGGACCGGGAGAAAGCCATTGAACTGCGGCGCGGCGATAGAATTGCACAGATGGTCATTCAGCGCGTGGAGTACGCGCAGTTCGTGGCCGTTGCGGAATTGAGCGACTCGGTCCGCGGTGACGGCGGATTCGGTTCCACGGGTGGCTTTGGTTCCACCGGTGGTTTCGCGACACCGCAGGCCTAG
- a CDS encoding DUF3710 domain-containing protein gives MVFGRGKKAKKDQAVEPGETLETADSAAGEKTGRAATGPFDVSEIDSTDGYVDLGALLIAPREGLQLRLEIEEATQRVVAVTMDLEGSSLQLQAFAAPRTEGLWDEIREQIGQSVGSQGGQVEEIPGVFGTELVAKLPAGTADGSGGYRVARFIGVDGPRWFLRGVLGGEAALDRDAAANLESLFRQIVVVRGESPMPPRDLLQLRLPKDSAPAPQQGAPEFQQPERGPEITQIG, from the coding sequence ATGGTTTTTGGGCGTGGCAAGAAGGCCAAGAAGGACCAGGCAGTAGAGCCCGGGGAAACCCTGGAGACTGCGGACTCCGCTGCCGGGGAAAAAACCGGCAGGGCAGCCACCGGACCGTTTGACGTCTCGGAAATCGACAGCACCGACGGTTACGTGGACCTCGGCGCGCTCCTGATTGCACCCCGTGAAGGTCTCCAGCTGAGGCTCGAGATTGAGGAAGCCACGCAGCGGGTTGTGGCCGTCACCATGGACCTCGAGGGTTCAAGCCTCCAGCTCCAGGCCTTCGCAGCGCCGCGCACCGAAGGACTCTGGGATGAGATCCGGGAACAGATCGGGCAGTCCGTGGGAAGCCAGGGCGGCCAGGTCGAAGAGATCCCCGGCGTCTTCGGCACCGAACTGGTGGCTAAACTTCCGGCCGGAACGGCCGACGGCTCAGGCGGCTACCGCGTGGCCCGCTTCATCGGGGTCGACGGTCCGCGCTGGTTCCTCCGCGGAGTCCTGGGCGGGGAAGCTGCCCTGGACCGCGACGCCGCCGCAAACCTTGAATCCCTGTTCCGCCAGATCGTGGTGGTCCGGGGCGAAAGCCCCATGCCGCCGCGTGACCTGCTGCAGCTTCGCCTGCCGAAGGATTCCGCGCCGGCGCCGCAGCAGGGCGCACCCGAATTCCAGCAGCCGGAGCGCGGACCGGAGATCACCCAGATTGGCTGA
- a CDS encoding DUF3159 domain-containing protein, with protein MTPSENPDPAAGPAASEPRKAQPAPETPSVANLAEGYAAKAGLHRSKNGNIDVLKSAGGVQGIAETIVPGLVFLVTFTITRDLTLSLVGALAAAAAFTVARLVQRRPLTQALAGVVGVGISAWLANTTGKAEDFYVPGFFTNAAYIAGMVLSIALRWPIAGLLFGFIRNEGLDWRKDPARVRAYRLGTWVIVGVLALRLLVQVPLYFMGEQGLAALATTRLLMGTPLYILGVWVAWLITRPAVPAVDRPAASRPGGPPQP; from the coding sequence ATGACGCCGTCCGAGAACCCGGATCCCGCTGCCGGTCCGGCCGCGTCCGAACCGCGCAAAGCACAGCCCGCGCCGGAAACGCCGTCAGTGGCCAACCTCGCGGAAGGCTACGCAGCGAAGGCCGGCCTGCACCGGTCGAAGAACGGCAACATCGACGTGCTGAAGAGTGCCGGCGGCGTGCAGGGCATCGCGGAGACCATCGTCCCCGGACTCGTGTTCCTCGTGACCTTCACCATCACCCGCGACCTCACCCTGTCCCTGGTGGGCGCCCTGGCCGCGGCTGCCGCCTTCACCGTGGCGCGGCTGGTCCAGCGGCGGCCCCTGACCCAGGCGCTGGCCGGGGTCGTCGGCGTCGGAATTTCGGCGTGGCTGGCGAATACCACCGGCAAGGCGGAGGACTTCTACGTCCCGGGGTTCTTCACCAATGCGGCCTACATTGCCGGGATGGTGCTGTCCATAGCGCTCCGCTGGCCCATCGCCGGCCTGCTGTTCGGCTTCATCAGGAACGAGGGGCTGGACTGGCGGAAGGACCCGGCCCGCGTCAGGGCCTACCGACTGGGGACGTGGGTGATCGTGGGCGTCCTGGCGCTGCGGCTGCTGGTCCAGGTGCCGCTGTACTTCATGGGTGAACAAGGCCTGGCCGCCCTCGCCACCACACGGCTCCTCATGGGTACTCCGCTGTACATCCTGGGTGTGTGGGTTGCCTGGCTGATCACCCGTCCTGCCGTGCCCGCGGTTGACCGTCCGGCTGCGTCGCGTCCCGGTGGTCCGCCGCAGCCGTAG
- a CDS encoding potassium channel family protein, translating into MKVVIVGAGSVGSSIARELLAHKHEILLIDLKPEVIGRSGLRGAHWLVGDACELSTLQDAKLEDAEVVVSATGDDKVNLVVSLLAKTEFGVGRTVGRVNNPKNDWMFNDSWGVDVAVNTPQLMTALVEEAVEIGDLVRLLTLQTGVSSLVEFTVPHDSHVIGLTVGGIDWPEDSTLVAILRDQAPITPSRDDVLDGGDELFFVTTIAAEDELRALLSPEQQVDRDTESHPPHNGELQDDEHEGRQPEQQAPEDDGFDG; encoded by the coding sequence GTGAAAGTCGTTATCGTCGGGGCAGGCAGCGTCGGTTCCTCGATTGCCCGTGAGCTCCTTGCCCACAAACACGAGATCCTGCTGATCGACCTGAAGCCGGAAGTGATTGGCCGCAGCGGGCTCCGGGGCGCGCACTGGCTGGTCGGCGACGCGTGCGAGCTGAGTACCCTTCAGGACGCCAAGCTCGAAGACGCGGAGGTGGTGGTTTCAGCCACGGGAGACGACAAGGTCAACCTCGTGGTCTCGCTGCTCGCGAAGACGGAGTTCGGCGTCGGCCGCACCGTGGGCCGGGTAAACAACCCCAAGAATGACTGGATGTTCAACGATTCCTGGGGGGTCGACGTCGCAGTCAACACCCCGCAGCTCATGACCGCCCTCGTCGAGGAAGCGGTGGAAATCGGCGACCTTGTCCGGCTGCTCACCCTGCAGACCGGCGTCTCGTCCCTGGTCGAGTTCACCGTGCCCCACGACTCGCACGTCATCGGGCTCACCGTGGGCGGCATTGACTGGCCTGAGGACTCCACACTGGTGGCGATCCTCCGGGACCAGGCCCCCATCACCCCCAGCCGGGACGACGTGCTCGACGGCGGTGACGAACTGTTTTTCGTCACGACGATTGCTGCCGAAGACGAGCTCAGGGCGCTGCTCTCCCCCGAGCAGCAGGTGGACCGGGACACAGAGTCGCACCCGCCGCATAACGGCGAGCTGCAGGACGACGAGCATGAGGGCCGGCAGCCGGAGCAGCAGGCTCCCGAGGACGACGGCTTCGACGGCTGA
- a CDS encoding potassium channel family protein, whose translation MAHFVIMGCGRVGATLAHTLEDAGHSVAIIDQDDRAFRRLRTGFSGRKVTGVGFDRETLKQAGVSEAYAFAAVSSGDNSNILATRVARETFHVPHVVARIYDPGRAEIYQRLGIPTVAAVRWSADQVLRRILPEQHLAGDFREPSGRLVLAEIDLDPAWIGHSVAAIEKAAGIRIAYLTRFGEGMLPAATTSYQEGDTVHAMLRVDRSAEVGHILAKEPPKEQ comes from the coding sequence GTGGCGCACTTCGTGATCATGGGTTGTGGACGCGTGGGAGCAACGCTCGCACACACCCTCGAGGATGCCGGCCATTCGGTGGCCATCATCGACCAGGACGACCGTGCCTTCCGCAGGCTCCGCACCGGTTTTTCAGGCCGTAAGGTCACGGGAGTCGGGTTCGACCGGGAAACCTTGAAACAGGCCGGCGTCAGTGAGGCGTACGCCTTCGCCGCCGTGTCCAGCGGCGACAACTCCAACATCCTGGCCACCCGGGTTGCCCGCGAAACCTTCCACGTCCCCCACGTGGTGGCAAGGATCTATGACCCCGGCCGCGCCGAGATCTACCAGCGACTGGGCATTCCCACGGTTGCCGCGGTGCGCTGGAGCGCGGATCAGGTGCTCCGCAGGATCCTGCCCGAACAGCACCTCGCAGGTGACTTCCGTGAGCCGTCCGGCCGGCTGGTCCTGGCCGAAATCGACCTCGACCCTGCCTGGATCGGCCACTCCGTGGCTGCCATCGAAAAGGCGGCCGGAATCCGGATCGCCTACCTGACCAGGTTCGGAGAAGGGATGCTGCCCGCCGCCACCACGTCCTACCAGGAGGGCGACACCGTCCATGCCATGCTGCGCGTGGACCGCAGCGCCGAGGTAGGCCACATTCTTGCCAAAGAACCCCCCAAGGAGCAGTAA